One stretch of Verrucomicrobiia bacterium DNA includes these proteins:
- a CDS encoding toxin-antitoxin system YwqK family antitoxin — MNPESPISRRGWVVGIAVLAILAALVMGFRERWSRRPSEPGLAEVPRSSLEAREGALWLRNGARPFTGWMVDRHPDGDLLARSQLVDGRLHGASEAWHPNGTLELREFFRGGVAHGPRVRWHSNGQTASSVELVDGQMEGPFRRWHENGVLAEEIPMQRGRASGIARAYYPGGSLKFEAVLDGDHALHLQTWSDGEKPAIAGAATRRSPVAVMDP, encoded by the coding sequence ATGAACCCTGAAAGTCCGATTTCGAGACGCGGGTGGGTTGTGGGCATCGCAGTGCTCGCGATCCTGGCCGCGCTGGTGATGGGATTCCGGGAGCGATGGTCCCGCCGGCCGTCCGAACCCGGGCTGGCTGAGGTCCCGCGGTCCAGTCTGGAGGCGCGGGAAGGCGCGCTGTGGCTTCGCAATGGAGCCCGACCGTTCACCGGATGGATGGTGGACCGCCATCCGGACGGCGACCTGCTCGCCCGATCCCAACTCGTGGACGGGCGGCTTCACGGTGCGTCCGAGGCGTGGCACCCAAATGGCACCCTGGAGCTCCGGGAGTTTTTCCGTGGGGGTGTGGCCCACGGTCCTCGTGTCCGGTGGCATTCGAACGGACAGACCGCATCTTCCGTGGAGCTGGTGGACGGGCAAATGGAGGGACCCTTTCGACGGTGGCACGAGAACGGGGTCCTCGCCGAGGAGATTCCGATGCAGCGCGGTCGTGCGAGCGGGATCGCGCGTGCCTATTACCCAGGGGGCTCTCTGAAATTCGAAGCGGTGCTGGACGGAGACCATGCGCTCCACCTGCAGACTTGGTCCGACGGGGAGAAACCGGCGATCGCCGGCGCGGCAACGAGGCGATCGCCTGTTGCCGTCATGGACCCGTGA